The proteins below are encoded in one region of Fervidicoccaceae archaeon:
- a CDS encoding PqqD family protein: MSSVEYEKVKDKIYVKRGQSVGMTDENFVVALSDEDVYELSPAAYYIWELMEGDKTVEQVVARIVEELEMSPEELKEPVAAMVEKLAEVGLLEELEG; encoded by the coding sequence GTGAGCTCCGTGGAGTACGAGAAGGTCAAAGACAAAATATACGTCAAGCGAGGACAGAGCGTTGGAATGACTGACGAGAACTTCGTTGTGGCTCTCAGCGACGAAGACGTCTACGAGCTCTCTCCGGCCGCCTACTACATTTGGGAGCTTATGGAAGGCGATAAGACGGTAGAGCAGGTGGTTGCGCGCATAGTAGAGGAGCTGGAGATGAGTCCGGAGGAGCTTAAAGAGCCTGTAGCAGCGATGGTAGAGAAACTAGCCGAAGTAGGTCTCCTAGAGGAGCTCGAAGGATAA
- a CDS encoding Snf7 family protein: protein MGSIDAFAKKWAPVEDKPGAWKRLREAVAPPPPIRHRLAMALFKIRVQKNKMEYTLNKLQSRSASLFEKVVDAQIKRDNARASMYAAEVAEIRKIAKAILSALFALERIELRLETIQDVGDLVKALGPAVNVVREIRGSLMGIMPEVAFELMEVDEMLQTTIVELGEFAGIQLTEVATGEEAKKVLEEASAIAEQRVREQFPEIPAALGEKGSLPSTGTRA, encoded by the coding sequence GTGGGCTCCATCGACGCATTCGCCAAGAAGTGGGCTCCAGTCGAGGATAAGCCCGGCGCGTGGAAGAGGCTAAGAGAGGCTGTAGCGCCGCCTCCCCCCATAAGGCACAGACTGGCCATGGCTCTCTTCAAGATAAGAGTGCAGAAAAACAAGATGGAGTACACGCTGAATAAGCTGCAGAGCAGGAGCGCCTCGCTTTTCGAGAAAGTTGTAGACGCCCAGATCAAGAGGGACAACGCTAGGGCGTCTATGTACGCCGCCGAGGTCGCGGAGATCCGCAAGATAGCTAAGGCCATCTTAAGCGCTCTCTTCGCCCTCGAGAGGATAGAGTTAAGGCTCGAGACGATACAGGACGTTGGCGACTTGGTGAAAGCCCTCGGGCCGGCTGTCAATGTTGTTAGAGAGATCCGGGGCTCTCTCATGGGCATAATGCCGGAGGTGGCCTTCGAGCTCATGGAGGTGGATGAGATGCTGCAGACCACGATAGTTGAGCTGGGCGAGTTCGCCGGAATACAATTGACCGAGGTCGCTACCGGGGAAGAGGCCAAGAAGGTCTTAGAGGAAGCCTCCGCCATAGCGGAGCAGAGAGTGAGAGAGCAGTTCCCGGAGATCCCGGCCGCTCTCGGGGAGAAGGGCTCTTTGCCCTCCACAGGCACGAGAGCTTGA
- a CDS encoding DUF131 domain-containing protein, whose protein sequence is MSDLFPTLLSVGLLLVLLGVVVLIAGSLALTFKTLREGGGEVETGGIIFVGPIPIVWGTTRKIALSMLLLALVLTAALALVYLLLARGARI, encoded by the coding sequence TTGAGCGACCTCTTCCCGACCTTACTATCGGTGGGACTGCTGCTAGTATTGCTCGGAGTAGTGGTGCTAATAGCGGGCTCCTTAGCGTTGACGTTCAAGACCCTCAGAGAGGGGGGCGGCGAAGTGGAGACGGGCGGCATCATATTCGTGGGCCCGATACCGATCGTCTGGGGCACCACGAGGAAGATCGCTCTGTCCATGCTTCTCTTAGCTCTGGTCCTGACCGCGGCTCTAGCCTTGGTTTACCTGTTGCTCGCGCGGGGAGCGAGGATCTGA
- the rimI gene encoding ribosomal protein S18-alanine N-acetyltransferase yields MIAISGPKCSGLFKIRRASLEDLPAVIEINRSSLPENYPFYFFREHLENWPEAFLVAEIEGKVVGYVMCRVEVGFGHLNKVPMRRGHVISLAVAERYRRLGIGTALMKEAIEALKNVYKAREVYLEVRVSNKPAISLYEKLGFEVTRRIPAYYHDGEDAFLMARAL; encoded by the coding sequence TTGATCGCAATAAGTGGGCCTAAATGCTCCGGTCTCTTCAAGATCAGGAGGGCCTCTCTCGAGGACCTGCCGGCGGTGATAGAAATAAACCGTTCTTCTCTACCCGAGAACTACCCCTTTTACTTCTTTCGTGAACATCTCGAGAACTGGCCCGAAGCGTTTCTCGTGGCCGAGATAGAGGGTAAGGTCGTCGGTTACGTAATGTGTCGAGTGGAGGTGGGCTTCGGTCATCTCAACAAGGTCCCAATGAGGAGAGGTCACGTGATCTCGCTGGCTGTGGCTGAGAGGTACAGGAGGCTCGGGATAGGCACCGCGCTAATGAAGGAGGCAATCGAGGCGTTGAAAAATGTGTACAAAGCGCGCGAAGTGTATCTCGAGGTCAGGGTCTCTAACAAACCAGCGATAAGTTTGTACGAGAAATTGGGATTCGAGGTGACGCGCAGAATTCCGGCGTATTACCACGATGGTGAGGACGCTTTCCTCATGGCTAGGGCCCTCTGA
- a CDS encoding 4Fe-4S binding protein translates to MAETFRVFRASYSLIVDREKCDLCGKCVEVCPARCLAMGRSSLVVESEKCIACYACVLLCERGALRLEWRLEALRGP, encoded by the coding sequence TTGGCGGAGACCTTTAGAGTCTTCAGAGCAAGCTACTCGCTGATAGTGGACCGTGAGAAGTGCGATCTATGCGGGAAGTGCGTTGAGGTATGCCCAGCCCGATGTCTCGCTATGGGCCGCTCCTCGCTCGTCGTGGAGAGCGAGAAGTGTATCGCGTGCTACGCTTGCGTTCTCTTGTGCGAACGTGGGGCGCTGAGGTTGGAGTGGAGACTGGAAGCGCTCAGAGGGCCCTAG
- a CDS encoding PHP domain-containing protein translates to MKSSSSGPYSLADLHVHSSVSDGRPSPAELVEEARRRGLGVLSVTDHNTFKGSVLASTYARARGLGDDVLVVYGSEVRTDIGDILVYCEEPLATLPRAWVELMDEAEENGCLTVAAHPFDLSRMGVGSRIYEIARHLDAIECYNAQTFSRLNERARSASLVLGKPCIASSDAHVLSYVGVYSSEFPSKPESVGEALELIRRGKLRLRLRKASSTALLERIAWSVVRELRGFGGDL, encoded by the coding sequence ATGAAGAGCAGCTCCAGCGGCCCCTACTCTCTCGCTGACCTACACGTGCACAGCTCGGTCAGCGACGGTCGCCCCAGTCCCGCGGAGCTCGTGGAGGAGGCCAGGAGGAGAGGGCTCGGCGTACTCAGCGTCACGGATCACAACACTTTCAAGGGCTCGGTTCTGGCTTCGACTTATGCGCGTGCGAGAGGGCTCGGTGACGACGTATTGGTAGTATATGGGTCTGAGGTTAGGACCGACATAGGCGACATCCTCGTGTATTGCGAGGAGCCCCTCGCCACCCTGCCTCGAGCTTGGGTGGAGCTAATGGACGAGGCCGAGGAGAATGGGTGCCTCACCGTAGCCGCGCATCCCTTCGATCTCTCTAGGATGGGCGTGGGTTCGCGAATCTACGAGATAGCACGCCATCTAGACGCTATCGAGTGCTACAACGCTCAGACTTTTTCTCGCCTCAACGAAAGAGCTAGGAGCGCCTCTCTAGTTCTCGGCAAGCCGTGTATCGCGTCGAGCGATGCCCACGTGCTGAGCTACGTCGGCGTCTACTCTTCGGAGTTCCCCTCGAAGCCCGAGTCCGTAGGAGAGGCACTCGAATTGATCAGACGAGGAAAGCTAAGGTTGCGTCTTAGGAAGGCAAGCTCAACGGCTCTTTTAGAGAGGATCGCTTGGAGCGTTGTTAGGGAGCTAAGAGGCTTTGGCGGAGACCTTTAG
- a CDS encoding phosphoribosyltransferase: MPKIPVKVVEWKDVVDWSRELARRIVATGFQPDVIVAIARGGVAPARLLCDYLGVLDLLALKVEHWVETAGRIHEDAVVKYPLSVDFSGKSVLLVDDICDTGRSIVVSRSYLIQSCRPKELKVATMQYIKPVAQIEPDFYVDLVEEWVWYMYPWNYMEDSINLIKKILQENPMRALTLEELSRRFEEDYGIAPPLGIEEPVREGARRNVFKIEGDRVRLREQYFMV; encoded by the coding sequence TTGCCCAAGATCCCGGTCAAGGTGGTTGAGTGGAAGGACGTGGTCGATTGGTCCAGAGAGCTCGCGCGCAGGATCGTCGCCACCGGCTTCCAGCCAGACGTCATAGTGGCGATAGCGAGAGGAGGCGTGGCGCCCGCCCGATTGCTCTGCGACTACCTCGGAGTGCTAGATCTCCTCGCTTTGAAAGTCGAACACTGGGTGGAAACGGCCGGTAGGATCCACGAGGACGCCGTCGTAAAGTATCCCCTATCCGTCGACTTCTCCGGGAAAAGCGTGCTCCTCGTCGATGACATTTGTGATACGGGGAGAAGCATCGTAGTGAGCAGAAGCTACCTAATTCAGAGCTGCAGACCCAAGGAACTCAAAGTTGCAACTATGCAGTACATCAAACCAGTAGCGCAAATAGAGCCGGACTTCTACGTTGACTTGGTCGAGGAGTGGGTCTGGTACATGTATCCGTGGAACTACATGGAGGACTCGATAAATCTGATCAAGAAGATACTCCAAGAAAATCCGATGAGAGCCCTAACGCTTGAGGAGCTCTCGAGGAGATTCGAGGAGGACTACGGCATAGCGCCCCCGCTCGGAATAGAAGAACCGGTCAGGGAGGGCGCTAGGCGAAACGTCTTTAAGATCGAGGGGGACCGGGTGAGGCTCCGAGAACAGTACTTCATGGTCTAA
- a CDS encoding S-methyl-5'-thioadenosine phosphorylase — MTSLKIEELEPKIEAEIGVIGGSGLYEPGFLEEAREHKIYTPYGEPSDNVLIGLVAGRRVAFLPRHGRGHRIPPHKINYKANIWALKSLGVKWVISVSAVGSLREEMRPGDFVLPDQFIDMTKRREYTFFEGPLVAHVSMARPFCEALRRRLKSACDALGIRAHYGGTYVCIEGPRFSTIAESRLWRDVFGAHVIGMTLVPEINLACEAQICYAALAMVTDYDVWAERPVTASEVAKVMSENVRRARQVVVETIKSLPSEPEEEECSCCRSLEEALL, encoded by the coding sequence GTGACCTCACTCAAAATCGAAGAACTCGAGCCTAAGATCGAGGCAGAGATCGGCGTCATTGGAGGAAGCGGGCTCTACGAGCCCGGCTTCCTGGAGGAGGCGCGGGAGCACAAAATCTACACGCCCTATGGGGAGCCGAGTGATAATGTTTTGATCGGCCTAGTGGCGGGCCGGCGCGTGGCATTCTTACCCAGACACGGGCGAGGTCACAGGATACCTCCGCACAAGATAAACTATAAGGCCAATATATGGGCGCTCAAGAGCCTCGGAGTGAAGTGGGTGATCAGCGTCAGCGCGGTGGGTAGCCTGAGAGAGGAGATGAGGCCCGGCGATTTCGTGCTACCTGACCAATTCATCGACATGACGAAGAGGAGGGAGTACACGTTCTTCGAGGGTCCTCTCGTTGCCCACGTGAGCATGGCTAGGCCTTTCTGCGAAGCCTTGAGAAGAAGGCTCAAGAGCGCGTGCGATGCGTTGGGGATTCGAGCGCATTACGGGGGCACCTATGTTTGCATAGAGGGGCCTAGGTTTAGCACCATAGCCGAGAGCAGGCTCTGGAGAGATGTGTTCGGCGCGCACGTGATAGGGATGACGCTCGTCCCGGAAATCAACCTGGCCTGCGAGGCTCAAATATGCTACGCGGCACTGGCCATGGTGACAGACTACGACGTGTGGGCCGAGAGGCCCGTTACGGCTAGCGAGGTAGCCAAGGTGATGAGCGAGAACGTTAGGAGAGCTAGGCAGGTGGTCGTTGAGACCATCAAGTCTCTCCCGAGTGAACCAGAGGAGGAAGAGTGCAGCTGCTGTAGGAGCCTGGAGGAGGCCTTGCTGTGA
- a CDS encoding endonuclease V → MLDLERASNVQLEIAKRARFDGLGRAPKRVACVDVAYSRALAVGAAVVQDVRSRSTIDEAVCVTRVSVPYVPGFLAFRELPPMIAALKALSSDFDVVLVNGHGRAHPRRAGIATHLGVVLGVPSVGIARRRLVGSEVEGRAGLLLVEGSEVLGVVLVLGGSKFYVSPGNILTVDEAKAVVKLVSDDRGVIPLRVADELSKVAVRWITES, encoded by the coding sequence TTGCTCGACCTCGAAAGAGCTTCCAACGTTCAGCTCGAGATAGCGAAGAGGGCGAGATTCGATGGCCTAGGTCGCGCGCCGAAGCGCGTAGCCTGCGTCGATGTCGCATACTCCCGAGCTCTCGCCGTAGGAGCGGCCGTAGTTCAAGACGTGCGCTCGCGCTCCACGATTGATGAGGCCGTTTGCGTGACGAGGGTCTCGGTTCCTTACGTCCCAGGCTTCTTGGCCTTTCGGGAGCTACCTCCAATGATAGCGGCTCTGAAAGCCCTATCGAGTGACTTCGACGTGGTCTTAGTCAATGGACACGGTCGAGCCCATCCCAGGCGAGCAGGCATAGCCACGCATCTGGGCGTGGTCCTAGGCGTGCCCAGCGTCGGTATAGCTCGGAGGAGGCTCGTGGGCTCGGAAGTAGAGGGCCGAGCCGGGCTTCTGTTGGTAGAGGGCTCAGAGGTTCTGGGAGTCGTGCTCGTGCTCGGAGGCTCGAAGTTCTACGTCAGCCCGGGCAATATTCTCACTGTGGACGAGGCTAAGGCCGTTGTTAAGTTGGTATCGGACGATCGAGGCGTGATCCCTCTTCGGGTCGCCGATGAGCTGAGCAAGGTGGCCGTGAGGTGGATTACAGAGAGCTAA
- a CDS encoding DUF120 domain-containing protein: MDYRELKLVAFLVLCMEGKSKIWTTQSRIASLAGVSQQSVSRLLRELEKLGYVSRRISRRGELLELTPLGVKALEELHSMIASVVEGSRGVLLLEGVVVSGLGEGRFYLSRREYSEVLEKILGFKPFPGTLNVRLAGESVWKRAALDVGGRFVPGFEDETRTYGGVRVYRARINGYEPAGLVLPERTSHPKSVVELVAPVSLRRVLGLKDGDVVSIEVFLGETSDTESPHIGGKNSGSRTLNTPRLGGT; encoded by the coding sequence GTGGATTACAGAGAGCTAAAGCTCGTGGCATTCCTGGTCCTATGCATGGAAGGCAAGTCCAAAATTTGGACCACGCAGTCGAGGATAGCATCGCTGGCGGGGGTGAGTCAGCAGAGCGTCTCTAGGCTTCTCAGAGAACTCGAGAAGCTGGGATACGTGAGCAGGAGAATTAGCCGTCGAGGCGAGCTCTTAGAGCTGACCCCGCTGGGCGTTAAGGCTCTCGAGGAGCTGCACTCTATGATAGCCTCAGTGGTGGAGGGTTCCCGCGGAGTTCTCCTTCTCGAGGGGGTGGTCGTCAGCGGTCTCGGCGAGGGCAGATTTTACCTGAGTCGTCGCGAGTACTCTGAGGTCCTCGAGAAGATATTAGGCTTCAAGCCCTTTCCGGGCACGCTTAACGTAAGACTCGCCGGGGAGAGCGTCTGGAAGAGAGCAGCGCTTGATGTCGGAGGACGCTTCGTGCCCGGTTTCGAAGATGAGACTAGGACTTACGGAGGAGTCAGAGTTTACAGAGCAAGGATCAACGGGTACGAGCCAGCAGGCCTCGTGCTGCCCGAGAGGACGAGTCACCCAAAGAGCGTCGTGGAGCTCGTGGCTCCCGTGAGCCTGAGGCGAGTTCTCGGGCTGAAGGACGGAGACGTCGTCTCTATTGAGGTATTCTTAGGCGAGACGAGCGATACAGAGTCCCCTCATATAGGGGGCAAGAACAGCGGGAGCAGGACCCTCAACACCCCTAGGCTCGGTGGAACATAG
- a CDS encoding SDR family NAD(P)-dependent oxidoreductase, whose amino-acid sequence MPIILEGSSRVVVVTGASSGIGREISREMCSRGYKVVGIGRRRDRLEELSRELRGRFEYRVADLSRGSEVLRLAEEIAKVAGHVDVLINNAGFGLYKRVLDHDLEELYSTIEVNMVSPVALTKLLLPLMGRGSAVVFVITAGVHFFMKRLPVYGAAKLGLHYMVRSLRRELGERGVRVIAIYPGYINTEFHVKGGGEVHGKGMSPKETAKIIADGIERGKRVIYVPPSLGVLRVLLPLFLPPI is encoded by the coding sequence GTGCCGATCATCTTGGAGGGCTCCTCGAGGGTCGTCGTAGTTACTGGCGCCTCGAGTGGAATCGGTAGGGAGATCTCGAGGGAGATGTGCTCTAGAGGCTACAAGGTCGTTGGGATCGGCAGGAGGAGGGACAGGCTCGAGGAGCTTTCCCGCGAGCTCCGAGGACGTTTCGAGTATAGAGTCGCCGATCTATCGAGGGGGAGTGAAGTCCTCAGGCTAGCAGAGGAGATCGCGAAGGTCGCCGGTCATGTCGACGTGTTAATTAATAATGCCGGTTTTGGTCTATACAAGAGAGTACTAGATCACGATCTCGAGGAGCTCTACTCAACGATCGAGGTCAACATGGTATCGCCCGTGGCTCTAACCAAGCTGTTATTACCTCTCATGGGACGGGGCTCCGCGGTAGTATTCGTCATCACGGCCGGCGTGCACTTCTTCATGAAGAGACTACCCGTCTACGGGGCGGCTAAACTAGGTCTCCACTACATGGTAAGATCGCTGAGGCGAGAGCTAGGTGAGAGAGGGGTAAGGGTCATTGCAATCTATCCGGGCTACATTAACACGGAATTCCACGTCAAAGGCGGAGGAGAAGTCCACGGAAAGGGAATGAGCCCGAAGGAGACGGCGAAGATCATCGCCGACGGCATAGAGAGGGGGAAGAGAGTGATCTATGTTCCACCGAGCCTAGGGGTGTTGAGGGTCCTGCTCCCGCTGTTCTTGCCCCCTATATGA
- a CDS encoding aldehyde dehydrogenase family protein: MSGAKREAFMPKASVFRETFELDPGGLPIFKVYAPSSGWVTGRGGVRDDVSPIDGSIIAKYHVMDSEQALGELGELHSSGRWDVRNTPGERRLKILEKTADLLVKYSDDLVEALVLDAGKTYELARGEVKASIDRLEKALLDLRRFSGDYIPGDWDAHTLETEGLVRREPYGVVACITPFNYPLYDSVMKVVASFVTANAIILKPSLHDPIAPILFARLLLEAGFPPRALMLAVMEGEEFSKVLPDKRIGAVLLTGSSETGRRVLATAGVKSYLLELGGGDPAIVLGDADLESAARDIVTGIISYSGQRCDAIKIVLVESQVYDIMRRLLVSELERRVRVGDPRDPSVTVGPLISVQAVDKMEAAIRDALEKGGRLLFGGKRLGPTYIEPALIEAPADKVQEMELYRREVFAPVALLVEVTDLDHALRLANGRPYGLDACIFSKNLDYVRRAARYLEVGAVYVNMFPRHGIGYYPYGGRKESGVGVEGIGYSIEYTSAYKSIVFNYKGARIWDYVL, encoded by the coding sequence TTGAGCGGCGCCAAGCGCGAGGCTTTCATGCCGAAAGCTAGCGTTTTCCGCGAGACCTTCGAGCTCGACCCGGGAGGGCTCCCCATATTCAAGGTCTACGCTCCATCGAGCGGGTGGGTGACCGGGAGAGGGGGGGTCAGAGATGACGTGAGCCCCATAGACGGAAGCATCATAGCTAAATATCACGTCATGGACTCGGAGCAGGCGCTCGGGGAGCTCGGCGAGCTCCACTCGAGTGGCAGATGGGACGTGAGGAACACGCCCGGCGAGAGGAGGCTCAAGATCCTCGAGAAGACGGCCGACCTCTTGGTCAAATACTCAGACGACTTAGTCGAAGCTCTAGTGCTTGACGCTGGCAAGACCTACGAGCTGGCTCGAGGAGAGGTCAAAGCTAGCATTGATAGACTCGAGAAGGCCCTGCTCGACCTCAGGAGATTCTCTGGGGACTACATACCGGGGGACTGGGACGCTCATACGCTCGAGACCGAGGGACTCGTCAGGAGGGAGCCCTACGGTGTCGTCGCCTGTATAACGCCCTTCAACTACCCGCTTTACGACTCCGTAATGAAGGTCGTGGCCTCCTTCGTAACCGCCAACGCCATTATACTCAAACCATCGCTCCACGACCCGATAGCTCCTATTCTCTTCGCACGGCTCCTGCTCGAGGCGGGCTTCCCGCCGAGGGCGCTAATGCTAGCTGTCATGGAGGGCGAAGAGTTCAGCAAAGTGCTTCCCGACAAAAGAATAGGAGCTGTGCTTCTCACCGGTAGCAGTGAGACAGGCAGGCGGGTGCTCGCCACGGCCGGGGTGAAGAGCTATTTGCTCGAGCTGGGCGGAGGCGATCCAGCTATTGTGCTAGGAGACGCCGACCTCGAGAGTGCGGCCAGAGACATAGTGACCGGTATAATCAGCTACTCCGGGCAGAGATGCGATGCTATCAAGATAGTCCTCGTCGAGTCTCAAGTCTACGATATCATGAGGAGACTTTTAGTGAGCGAGCTCGAGAGGAGGGTCCGAGTAGGCGATCCCCGCGATCCGTCCGTGACGGTGGGTCCTCTCATAAGCGTCCAAGCTGTCGATAAAATGGAGGCGGCCATAAGAGACGCGCTCGAGAAGGGAGGGCGCCTACTCTTCGGGGGTAAAAGGTTGGGGCCTACTTATATTGAGCCGGCACTGATCGAGGCGCCGGCGGATAAAGTCCAAGAGATGGAACTCTATAGAAGAGAAGTCTTCGCTCCAGTGGCTCTACTCGTAGAGGTGACGGACCTCGATCACGCTCTAAGGTTAGCCAATGGGAGACCCTACGGCTTAGACGCGTGTATATTCTCGAAGAACTTAGACTACGTAAGGCGAGCGGCGAGATACTTGGAGGTCGGGGCAGTCTACGTCAACATGTTCCCCAGACACGGCATAGGCTACTACCCGTACGGTGGCAGGAAAGAGTCGGGAGTTGGTGTGGAGGGCATAGGCTATAGCATTGAGTACACCAGCGCCTACAAGAGCATAGTGTTCAATTACAAGGGCGCGAGGATCTGGGACTACGTGTTGTAA
- a CDS encoding ABC transporter ATP-binding protein, with product MLRTSSLCSGYGKLRVLFDVNFEAKRSEITVVVGPNGAGKTTLLNSVAGMATIHGGKILLDGQEITGLQPYIVTKLGISYVPQIGNVFAGLTVEENLRLACYGLPDYRVSEKLEEIYAMFPVLKTFAKRKAETLSGGERRMLAIGMGLMRNPRVLLLDEITTDLAPVYVKKVLDKVVELRDSLKLTVVLVEQYAARALQIADRAYLLVSGRIKYEGDPASLASHPELSKLYLGL from the coding sequence TTGCTGAGGACTTCTTCGCTCTGCTCGGGCTACGGCAAGCTTAGGGTCCTCTTCGATGTGAACTTCGAGGCCAAACGATCCGAGATAACCGTGGTAGTGGGTCCCAACGGCGCCGGCAAGACCACGCTGCTCAATAGCGTCGCCGGCATGGCCACGATACATGGAGGCAAGATCCTCCTAGACGGACAGGAGATAACGGGGCTGCAGCCCTACATCGTGACCAAGCTTGGCATCTCCTACGTCCCACAGATCGGGAACGTATTCGCGGGCCTGACCGTCGAGGAGAACCTCAGGCTGGCGTGCTACGGCCTACCTGACTACAGAGTCTCGGAGAAGCTCGAGGAGATCTACGCGATGTTCCCAGTTCTCAAGACCTTCGCTAAGAGGAAAGCGGAGACGCTGAGCGGGGGTGAGAGGAGGATGCTGGCCATAGGGATGGGGCTGATGAGAAATCCCAGAGTGCTGCTCCTCGACGAGATCACCACCGACTTGGCGCCCGTCTATGTCAAGAAGGTCCTGGATAAGGTCGTGGAGCTCAGAGACTCCTTAAAACTGACCGTAGTGCTAGTCGAGCAGTACGCCGCTCGCGCTCTGCAGATAGCGGACAGAGCCTATCTCCTGGTCAGTGGACGCATAAAATACGAGGGGGACCCTGCGTCTCTCGCGAGCCACCCAGAGTTGTCTAAGCTTTACCTAGGCTTGTGA
- a CDS encoding ABC transporter ATP-binding protein, whose amino-acid sequence MPPEILETVGLTKRFGGLVALDNVDVKVLRRTLTLLIGPNGAGKTTLVNVCTGVLKPDAGKVYFSPLDDERLDITGWPSHKIYSAGLVRTFQIPRPFLSLTVLENVLVAMGGNEEGPLKALFRRLWIRQEEERIKRAFDVLRLVGLEGVWNVQALKLGAGHLKMLEVARALAAGAKLVVLDEPIGGTDPAYAVGIFEKLRSLREKIDVSFLIIEHRIDVALRYSDYVYVMDRGRILSEGSPEKVVNDSRVIEVYLSG is encoded by the coding sequence ATGCCGCCGGAGATCCTCGAGACCGTTGGGCTGACGAAGAGGTTCGGCGGGCTAGTTGCGTTAGACAATGTAGATGTCAAAGTGCTCAGGAGGACGCTGACGCTCTTGATAGGGCCTAACGGCGCCGGCAAGACCACGCTCGTCAACGTGTGCACAGGCGTCCTCAAGCCAGACGCCGGCAAAGTCTACTTCAGTCCTTTAGACGACGAGAGGCTCGACATAACCGGGTGGCCTTCTCACAAGATCTACTCGGCGGGTCTCGTTAGGACTTTCCAGATACCTCGGCCTTTTTTGAGTCTCACGGTGCTCGAGAACGTGCTTGTCGCAATGGGAGGTAACGAAGAGGGCCCCCTCAAGGCCCTCTTCAGGAGGCTCTGGATCAGACAGGAGGAGGAGAGGATCAAAAGAGCCTTTGACGTTTTGAGGCTCGTCGGCCTCGAGGGCGTCTGGAACGTTCAGGCTCTTAAGCTCGGAGCGGGGCACCTGAAGATGCTCGAGGTGGCGAGGGCCCTGGCCGCGGGCGCTAAGCTGGTAGTCCTCGACGAGCCGATAGGAGGAACTGACCCGGCATATGCCGTCGGGATATTCGAGAAGCTAAGGAGCCTGAGAGAGAAGATCGACGTGAGCTTCCTAATAATAGAGCACAGGATCGACGTGGCGCTCCGCTATTCCGACTACGTCTACGTCATGGACCGAGGCAGGATCCTCTCGGAGGGCTCGCCGGAGAAGGTAGTGAACGACTCAAGAGTAATAGAAGTTTACTTGAGCGGTTGA